The window GATCCTGGTCGCATCGGAACCAACCCTCCGGTCTGGGCGGCGGTGGGGCCGGTGCCTGAGCCGCTTATGGCCCACCAGGATCTGCGCATTCGCCTCGAGGATGTGCCCTTGCTCAAAGCTCCTCCTTGGTTGGGGGTGGACCGCGCTCTCGGGGCATGGATGGCCTGGCGCTGCAGTCAGGAGCAACAGCTCGACTGTTCCAGGGGGTTGCTGCTGGTGGATGCCGGCACCGTGTTGAGCCTCACCCGGGTGACGGCGGATGGTTGTTTTGGAGGCGGTCAGCTGATCCCGGGCTATCGGCTCCAACTCCAGGCGATGGCGGAGGGAACCCACCGTTTGCCATCAACCACTGAGGATCCCAATAACGACGCTCTGCAAGAGGCTTTCCCGCAACAGACCGTTGCCGCCATGCAGCGCGGTGTGCTGGAGGGGATGTTGGCCTCAATTGCAGCGGCACAGCAGCATGCCCAGGGCTTGCTGTGGATCTGCGGTGGTGACGCTGCCCTGTTGAAGAAACATTGGTCCGGTGCAACGGAGTTGTTGCAGCTTGGGGGTGATCTTCAATTGCAAGCACTGCTGAGCCTGGGTGCTGGGCTCAGCTCAGGCCGAGATCGCTGATCAGCGTGTCGGCCATGGTGGCTGCTTTCACCTTGAGATAAATCCGCTCGAGTTTTCCCTCTTCATCAATCAGGAAGGTGTGGCGCATCATTCCCATGTATTCGCGCCCCATGAACTTCTTCAGCCCATAGCTCTCATAGAGGCTGGCGACGGCACAGGGCTCCTCATCGGTGAGCAGGGTGAAGGGAAGTTCGTGCTTGTTGATGAATTTGTTGTGGGAGGTTGCTCCGTCCTTGCTGATGCCCAGAACGGTGATGTTGTTTGCTTTCAGTTGCTCCCAGCGGTCGCGGAAGTTGCAGGCTTCTTTGGTGCAGCCCGGGGTGTCGTCCTTGGGATAGAAGTACAGAACAACCTTCTTTCCGCGCAGTGAAGCGAGGCTCATGGAATCACCGTTTTGATCGGGAAGGGTGAAGTCGGGGGCGGCGTCGCCGATTTGCAGACTCACGGAAAGTGCTTGGTCAGTGGCGGCAGCGTACGGTCCTCAGGACAAGACTGTCCGTGCTGCCTACGTTGCAATCAACCTGCAGCTGTTGGGCCATGGCGTCGCGGATCAGGGTCGAGCAAATCGCAGGTTCCCTGGCATCTCTTGTTTTTTGTACGTACCTCGCGGTCATTCCTGGACCGTTTTCAAAAGCAGGTACTCAGCAACCGGTGCGCTGGAACACGGGTGGCTCAGTTAGCACCACCACTTACAGCGAGGTCGAATTCTTTCTTGTTGACGGCGAGGTCACAGACCGTGCTCTTCAGGATGCCATTCGGATGTCTGGCTGGACCGCTGACGAGCTCCGTTTTGGTTTGAACAAGAGCTATGCAGTTGACCTCGCCGGTGTATCCCGGTTCCTTTATTCCGACGCTGGTAAAGCCTTCCTAGATGATCAAACAAGGTCTTATGTCCCTTATTGGCGCCAAAAGGCGACGGCGGTAATGGCTCTGCGGGCCGCCATCATCGCGGATGCCAAGGATGGGCTCATTAGCTCAATCGGCATCATGAAACAGCTGCCCGTCGCCTTCCGGTTATCCGATAACGGACCGAATGACGGCAGGCAGAGGGTTTGTGCTCCTGACAAGGTGAGCGGAGCCCAGTCCACTTCGCTGCTGTCCTGGTACGTCTTTCTGCCTGCTTGCATCAAAGCCAATTCAGAGCTCTGATCTCTTTATTTCAGCCCAGGCTTCGGCGGTTTTTTTGATGGCGTGCCGCGCTCGCCTTGGATCAATTGATGGCGCATCGGCAGTCGCAGGCCGACCTCGCCCAGGTCGTTCAACGATTGGCGCAACTGCGTCATCACCTCCTTGCTGATCTCCCCCATGGCCTGCCGGTAGGGCGACCCTTCGGTGAGCCATCGCTCAGCCAGTTCGGTGCCCCCTGGAAGCATGAGATGTTCCAGCCACTCCTCACAACGGAGCTGCCAGCCAGCCTTCGCTAACAACTTTTCCGGACGCTGCTGCAGCTCAAGCCACTGCTGTTCTTGAGCCACTAGATCGCTGAACAGCTCTGTTGGCTCGCCGTCTTGCAGCAATGCACCGGCGGGCCCCAGTTCGGCGCGGCTGATCAGCAGCCGTAAGCCTGTTTTCGGCTCGGCATGTTGGTTGATTGTTTTCAGCAGCGCCGTCCAGTTCTGCCCTTGCAGGTCGGCAGCGGTGAGTCGTCCCCCGATCCAATCGAAGGCTTGGCTTTCGGGCAGAGCGTCGAGGTTGCCTGTTAACAGCTCTGGTCGATGCTCCGGCTCGAGCCAATCCATCTGCGCTTCCAGCCGGCTGCGGTCGGCTTCGTTCTCGCAAAGCATGGTCACTCCTCCTTCCGGGGTGGCCCTCAATGGATCGAGGGCCCAGATCAGCGAGCGCACCCCCAGCAGCAGCACCCGATCTCGACGGGTCCAGGGGATCTCCCGCCAGAGCCGCTCGCGCATGCGCTGCAGTCGCTCCCCCTCCTGCCCTAGTTGGCGCTGCACCCAGCGGTCCACGCCCGGACGGTCGGGCCCGCTGCTCAACAGCAAAGGCTGGTCGGCCGCCAGTTCCGCGGCCGCGGCGAGTTGGGCTGCCCGGCGTTCCGCCATCCGCTCGCGTCGTTCCCCCTCCCAACCGAGTTGTCCGGGCTGCCAGAACACCTCGCCTTGCAGGGGTGTGGGGAGGTATCGCTG is drawn from Synechococcus sp. MU1643 and contains these coding sequences:
- a CDS encoding type III pantothenate kinase, coding for MTGATRGGDRVLLIGNSRWHWAQRQAHVVRVDHGSPDPGRIGTNPPVWAAVGPVPEPLMAHQDLRIRLEDVPLLKAPPWLGVDRALGAWMAWRCSQEQQLDCSRGLLLVDAGTVLSLTRVTADGCFGGGQLIPGYRLQLQAMAEGTHRLPSTTEDPNNDALQEAFPQQTVAAMQRGVLEGMLASIAAAQQHAQGLLWICGGDAALLKKHWSGATELLQLGGDLQLQALLSLGAGLSSGRDR
- the bcp gene encoding thioredoxin-dependent thiol peroxidase, with protein sequence MSLQIGDAAPDFTLPDQNGDSMSLASLRGKKVVLYFYPKDDTPGCTKEACNFRDRWEQLKANNITVLGISKDGATSHNKFINKHELPFTLLTDEEPCAVASLYESYGLKKFMGREYMGMMRHTFLIDEEGKLERIYLKVKAATMADTLISDLGLS
- a CDS encoding alpha/beta hydrolase produces the protein MASRIRVEQIAGSLASLVFCTYLAVIPGPFSKAGTQQPVRWNTGGSVSTTTYSEVEFFLVDGEVTDRALQDAIRMSGWTADELRFGLNKSYAVDLAGVSRFLYSDAGKAFLDDQTRSYVPYWRQKATAVMALRAAIIADAKDGLISSIGIMKQLPVAFRLSDNGPNDGRQRVCAPDKVSGAQSTSLLSWYVFLPACIKANSEL